Proteins encoded by one window of Macaca mulatta isolate MMU2019108-1 chromosome 10, T2T-MMU8v2.0, whole genome shotgun sequence:
- the UCKL1 gene encoding uridine-cytidine kinase-like 1 isoform X18 — protein MAAPPARADADPSPTSPLTARDPPGRQAEKNETACEDRNAESLDRLLPPVGTGHSPRKRTTSQCKSEPPLLRTSKRTIYTAGRPPWYNEHGTQSKEAFAIGLGGGSASGKTTVARMIIEALDVPWVVLLSMDSFYKVLTEQQQEQAAHNNFNFDHPDAFDFDLIISTLKKLKQGKSVKVPVYDFTTHSRKRDWKTLYGANVIIFEGIMAFADKTLLELLDMKIFVDTDSDIRLVRRLRRDISERGRDIEGVIKQYNKFVKPSFDQYIQPTMRLADIVVPRGSGNTVAIDLIVQHVHSQLEEGCPGLGTPVPPAAPDAERPEEHAAGARHAHHHQVGPTWGRRPRARSRSRALPLHFRPRRDKETSRDEFIFYSKRLMRLLIEHALSFLPFQDCVVRTPQGQDYAGKCYAGKQITGVSILRAGETMEPALRAVCKDVRIGTILIQTNQLTGEPELHYLRLPKDISDDHVILMDCTVSTGAAAMMAVRVLLDHDVPEDKIFLLSLLMAEMGVHSVAYAFPRVRIITTAVDKRVNDLFRIIPGIGNFGDRYFGTDAVPDGSDEEEVAYTG, from the exons ATGGCTGCGCCCCCGGCCCGCGCGGACGCCGACCCCTCGCCCACGTCGCCACTTACGGCCCGAGACCCGCCAGGCCGGCAGGCTGAGAAAAACGAGACCGCGTGCGAGGACCG CAATGCAGAGTCCCTGGACAGGCTCCTGCCACCTGTGGGCACTGGGCACTCTCCCCGGAAGCGGACCACCAGCCAGTGCAAGTCAGAGCCTCCCCTGCTGCGCACCAGCAAGCGCACCATCTACACCGCAGGGCGGCCGCCCTGGTACAACGAGCACGGCACGCAGTCCAAGGAGGCCTTCGCCATCG GCCTGGGAGGTGGCAGTGCCTCTGGGAAGACCACTGTTGCCAGAATGATCATTGAAGCCCTGGACGTGCCCTGGGTGGTCTTGCTGTCCATGGACTCCTTCTACAAG GTGCTGACTGAGCAGCAGCAGGAACAGGCCGCACACAACAACTTCAACTTCGACCACCCGGACGCCTTTGACTTCGACCTCATCATTTCCACCCTCAAGAAACTGAAGCAGGGGAAGAGTGTCAAGGTGCCCGTCTATGACTTCACCACGCACAGCCGGAAGAGGGACTGG AAAACACTGTATGGTGCAAACGTCATCATCTTTGAGGGCATCATGGCCTTTGCTGACAAGACACTGCTGGAG CTCCTGGACATGAAGATCTTTGTGGACACAGACTCTGACATCCGCCTGGTACGGCGGCTGCGCCGGGACATCAGTGAGCGCGGCCGGGACATCGAGGGTGTCATCAAGCAGTACAACAAGTTTGTCAAGCCCTCCTTCGACCAGTACATCCAGCCCACCATGCGCCTGGCAGACATCGTGGTGCCCAGAG GGAGCGGCAACACGGTGGCCATCGACCTGATCGTGCAGCACGTGCACAGCCAGCTGGAGGAG GGCTGCCCTGGCCTCGGCACACCAGTGCCACCCGCTGCCCCAGACGCTGAGCGTCCTGAAGAGCACGCCGCAGGTGCGAGGCATGCACACCATCATCAGGTAGGGCCCACCTGGGGACGGAGGCCCCGCGCGCGCTCCCGCTCCCGCGCGCTCCCGCTCCACTTTCGGCCCCGCAGGGACAAGGAGACCAGTCGCGACGAGTTCATCTTCTACTCCAAGAGACTGATGCGGCTGCTCATCGAGCACGCGCTCTCCTTCCTACCCTTTCAG GACTGCGTTGTGCGGACCCCGCAGGGGCAGGACTACGCGGGCAAGTGCTATGCGGGGAAGCAG ATCACAGGTGTGTCTATCCTGCGTGCCGGTGAAACCATGGAGCCCGCCCTGCGCGCTGTGTGCAAAGACGTGCGCATCGGCACCATCCTCATCCAGACCAACCAGCTTACCGGGGAGCCCGAG CTGCACTACCTGAGGCTGCCCAAGGACATCAGCGATGACCACGTGATCCTCATGGACTGCACCGTGTCCACGGGCGCCGCGGCCATGATGGCGGTGCGCGTGCTCCTG GACCACGACGTGCCTGAGGACAAGATCTTTCTGCTGTCACTGCTCATGGCAGAGATGGGCGTGCACTCAGTGGCCTATGCGTTTCCACGAGTGAGAATCATCACCACGGCGGTGGACAAGCGGGTCAATGACCTTTTCCGCATCATCCCAGGCATTG GGAACTTTGGCGACCGCTACTTTGGGACAGACGCGGTCCCCGATGGCAGTGACGAGGAGGAAGTGGCCTACACGGGTTAG
- the UCKL1 gene encoding uridine-cytidine kinase-like 1 isoform X23 — MAAPPARADADPSPTSPLTARDPPGRQAEKNETACEDRNAESLDRLLPPVGTGHSPRKRTTSQCKSEPPLLRTSKRTIYTAGRPPWYNEHGTQSKEAFAIGLGGGSASGKTTVARMIIEALDVPWVVLLSMDSFYKVLTEQQQEQAAHNNFNFDHPDAFDFDLIISTLKKLKQGKSVKVPVYDFTTHSRKRDWKTLYGANVIIFEGIMAFADKTLLELLDMKIFVDTDSDIRLVRRLRRDISERGRDIEGVIKQYNKFVKPSFDQYIQPTMRLADIVVPRGSGNTVAIDLIVQHVHSQLEERELSVRAALASAHQCHPLPQTLSVLKSTPQVRGMHTIIRDKETSRDEFIFYSKRLMRLLIEHALSFLPFQDCVVRTPQGQDYAGKCYAGKQITGVSILRAGETMEPALRAVCKDVRIGTILIQTNQLTGEPELHYLRLPKDISDDHVILMDCTVSTGAAAMMAVRVLLDHDVPEDKIFLLSLLMAEMGVHSVAYAFPRVRIITTAVDKRVNDLFRIIPGIGNFGDRYFGTDAVPDGSDEEEVAYTG, encoded by the exons ATGGCTGCGCCCCCGGCCCGCGCGGACGCCGACCCCTCGCCCACGTCGCCACTTACGGCCCGAGACCCGCCAGGCCGGCAGGCTGAGAAAAACGAGACCGCGTGCGAGGACCG CAATGCAGAGTCCCTGGACAGGCTCCTGCCACCTGTGGGCACTGGGCACTCTCCCCGGAAGCGGACCACCAGCCAGTGCAAGTCAGAGCCTCCCCTGCTGCGCACCAGCAAGCGCACCATCTACACCGCAGGGCGGCCGCCCTGGTACAACGAGCACGGCACGCAGTCCAAGGAGGCCTTCGCCATCG GCCTGGGAGGTGGCAGTGCCTCTGGGAAGACCACTGTTGCCAGAATGATCATTGAAGCCCTGGACGTGCCCTGGGTGGTCTTGCTGTCCATGGACTCCTTCTACAAG GTGCTGACTGAGCAGCAGCAGGAACAGGCCGCACACAACAACTTCAACTTCGACCACCCGGACGCCTTTGACTTCGACCTCATCATTTCCACCCTCAAGAAACTGAAGCAGGGGAAGAGTGTCAAGGTGCCCGTCTATGACTTCACCACGCACAGCCGGAAGAGGGACTGG AAAACACTGTATGGTGCAAACGTCATCATCTTTGAGGGCATCATGGCCTTTGCTGACAAGACACTGCTGGAG CTCCTGGACATGAAGATCTTTGTGGACACAGACTCTGACATCCGCCTGGTACGGCGGCTGCGCCGGGACATCAGTGAGCGCGGCCGGGACATCGAGGGTGTCATCAAGCAGTACAACAAGTTTGTCAAGCCCTCCTTCGACCAGTACATCCAGCCCACCATGCGCCTGGCAGACATCGTGGTGCCCAGAG GGAGCGGCAACACGGTGGCCATCGACCTGATCGTGCAGCACGTGCACAGCCAGCTGGAGGAG CGTGAACTCAGCGTCAG GGCTGCCCTGGCCTCGGCACACCAGTGCCACCCGCTGCCCCAGACGCTGAGCGTCCTGAAGAGCACGCCGCAGGTGCGAGGCATGCACACCATCATCAG GGACAAGGAGACCAGTCGCGACGAGTTCATCTTCTACTCCAAGAGACTGATGCGGCTGCTCATCGAGCACGCGCTCTCCTTCCTACCCTTTCAG GACTGCGTTGTGCGGACCCCGCAGGGGCAGGACTACGCGGGCAAGTGCTATGCGGGGAAGCAG ATCACAGGTGTGTCTATCCTGCGTGCCGGTGAAACCATGGAGCCCGCCCTGCGCGCTGTGTGCAAAGACGTGCGCATCGGCACCATCCTCATCCAGACCAACCAGCTTACCGGGGAGCCCGAG CTGCACTACCTGAGGCTGCCCAAGGACATCAGCGATGACCACGTGATCCTCATGGACTGCACCGTGTCCACGGGCGCCGCGGCCATGATGGCGGTGCGCGTGCTCCTG GACCACGACGTGCCTGAGGACAAGATCTTTCTGCTGTCACTGCTCATGGCAGAGATGGGCGTGCACTCAGTGGCCTATGCGTTTCCACGAGTGAGAATCATCACCACGGCGGTGGACAAGCGGGTCAATGACCTTTTCCGCATCATCCCAGGCATTG GGAACTTTGGCGACCGCTACTTTGGGACAGACGCGGTCCCCGATGGCAGTGACGAGGAGGAAGTGGCCTACACGGGTTAG
- the UCKL1 gene encoding uridine-cytidine kinase-like 1 isoform X8, with translation MAAPPARADADPSPTSPLTARDPPGRQAEKNETACEDRNAESLDRLLPPVGTGHSPRKRTTSQCKSEPPLLRTSKRTIYTAGRPPWYNEHGTQSKEAFAIGLGGGSASGKTTVARMIIEALDVPWVVLLSMDSFYKVLTEQQQEQAAHNNFNFDHPDAFDFDLIISTLKKLKQGKSVKVPVYDFTTHSRKRDWKTLYGANVIIFEGIMAFADKTLLELLDMKIFVDTDSDIRLVRRLRRDISERGRDIEGVIKQYNKFVKPSFDQYIQPTMRLADIVVPRGSGNTVAIDLIVQHVHSQLEEHDHSWVGVAWPPALVTDAPPFPCVFLCCCHSVNSASAEEAPLGYGCPGLGTPVPPAAPDAERPEEHAAGARHAHHHQVGPTWGRRPRARSRSRALPLHFRPRRDKETSRDEFIFYSKRLMRLLIEHALSFLPFQDCVVRTPQGQDYAGKCYAGKQITGVSILRAGETMEPALRAVCKDVRIGTILIQTNQLTGEPELHYLRLPKDISDDHVILMDCTVSTGAAAMMAVRVLLDHDVPEDKIFLLSLLMAEMGVHSVAYAFPRVRIITTAVDKRVNDLFRIIPGIGNFGDRYFGTDAVPDGSDEEEVAYTG, from the exons ATGGCTGCGCCCCCGGCCCGCGCGGACGCCGACCCCTCGCCCACGTCGCCACTTACGGCCCGAGACCCGCCAGGCCGGCAGGCTGAGAAAAACGAGACCGCGTGCGAGGACCG CAATGCAGAGTCCCTGGACAGGCTCCTGCCACCTGTGGGCACTGGGCACTCTCCCCGGAAGCGGACCACCAGCCAGTGCAAGTCAGAGCCTCCCCTGCTGCGCACCAGCAAGCGCACCATCTACACCGCAGGGCGGCCGCCCTGGTACAACGAGCACGGCACGCAGTCCAAGGAGGCCTTCGCCATCG GCCTGGGAGGTGGCAGTGCCTCTGGGAAGACCACTGTTGCCAGAATGATCATTGAAGCCCTGGACGTGCCCTGGGTGGTCTTGCTGTCCATGGACTCCTTCTACAAG GTGCTGACTGAGCAGCAGCAGGAACAGGCCGCACACAACAACTTCAACTTCGACCACCCGGACGCCTTTGACTTCGACCTCATCATTTCCACCCTCAAGAAACTGAAGCAGGGGAAGAGTGTCAAGGTGCCCGTCTATGACTTCACCACGCACAGCCGGAAGAGGGACTGG AAAACACTGTATGGTGCAAACGTCATCATCTTTGAGGGCATCATGGCCTTTGCTGACAAGACACTGCTGGAG CTCCTGGACATGAAGATCTTTGTGGACACAGACTCTGACATCCGCCTGGTACGGCGGCTGCGCCGGGACATCAGTGAGCGCGGCCGGGACATCGAGGGTGTCATCAAGCAGTACAACAAGTTTGTCAAGCCCTCCTTCGACCAGTACATCCAGCCCACCATGCGCCTGGCAGACATCGTGGTGCCCAGAG GGAGCGGCAACACGGTGGCCATCGACCTGATCGTGCAGCACGTGCACAGCCAGCTGGAGGAG CATGACCATTCCTGGGTGGGGGTGGCCTGGCCGCCTGCCCTGGTCACTGACGCGCCACCGTTCCCTTGTGTCTTCCTGTGTTGCTGCCACAGCGTGAACTCAGCGTCAG CAGAGGAAGCTCCGTTGGGATAT GGCTGCCCTGGCCTCGGCACACCAGTGCCACCCGCTGCCCCAGACGCTGAGCGTCCTGAAGAGCACGCCGCAGGTGCGAGGCATGCACACCATCATCAGGTAGGGCCCACCTGGGGACGGAGGCCCCGCGCGCGCTCCCGCTCCCGCGCGCTCCCGCTCCACTTTCGGCCCCGCAGGGACAAGGAGACCAGTCGCGACGAGTTCATCTTCTACTCCAAGAGACTGATGCGGCTGCTCATCGAGCACGCGCTCTCCTTCCTACCCTTTCAG GACTGCGTTGTGCGGACCCCGCAGGGGCAGGACTACGCGGGCAAGTGCTATGCGGGGAAGCAG ATCACAGGTGTGTCTATCCTGCGTGCCGGTGAAACCATGGAGCCCGCCCTGCGCGCTGTGTGCAAAGACGTGCGCATCGGCACCATCCTCATCCAGACCAACCAGCTTACCGGGGAGCCCGAG CTGCACTACCTGAGGCTGCCCAAGGACATCAGCGATGACCACGTGATCCTCATGGACTGCACCGTGTCCACGGGCGCCGCGGCCATGATGGCGGTGCGCGTGCTCCTG GACCACGACGTGCCTGAGGACAAGATCTTTCTGCTGTCACTGCTCATGGCAGAGATGGGCGTGCACTCAGTGGCCTATGCGTTTCCACGAGTGAGAATCATCACCACGGCGGTGGACAAGCGGGTCAATGACCTTTTCCGCATCATCCCAGGCATTG GGAACTTTGGCGACCGCTACTTTGGGACAGACGCGGTCCCCGATGGCAGTGACGAGGAGGAAGTGGCCTACACGGGTTAG
- the UCKL1 gene encoding uridine-cytidine kinase-like 1 isoform X3 — protein sequence MAAPPARADADPSPTSPLTARDPPGRQAEKNETACEDRNAESLDRLLPPVGTGHSPRKRTTSQCKSEPPLLRTSKRTIYTAGRPPWYNEHGTQSKEAFAIGLGGGSASGKTTVARMIIEALDVPWVVLLSMDSFYKVLTEQQQEQAAHNNFNFDHPDAFDFDLIISTLKKLKQGKSVKVPVYDFTTHSRKRDWKTLYGANVIIFEGIMAFADKTLLEGLVPVSPCRLLASSRSLAHRLHQLLDMKIFVDTDSDIRLVRRLRRDISERGRDIEGVIKQYNKFVKPSFDQYIQPTMRLADIVVPRGSGNTVAIDLIVQHVHSQLEEHDHSWVGVAWPPALVTDAPPFPCVFLCCCHSVNSASAEEAPLGYGCPGLGTPVPPAAPDAERPEEHAAGARHAHHHQVGPTWGRRPRARSRSRALPLHFRPRRDKETSRDEFIFYSKRLMRLLIEHALSFLPFQDCVVRTPQGQDYAGKCYAGKQITGVSILRAGETMEPALRAVCKDVRIGTILIQTNQLTGEPELHYLRLPKDISDDHVILMDCTVSTGAAAMMAVRVLLDHDVPEDKIFLLSLLMAEMGVHSVAYAFPRVRIITTAVDKRVNDLFRIIPGIGNFGDRYFGTDAVPDGSDEEEVAYTG from the exons ATGGCTGCGCCCCCGGCCCGCGCGGACGCCGACCCCTCGCCCACGTCGCCACTTACGGCCCGAGACCCGCCAGGCCGGCAGGCTGAGAAAAACGAGACCGCGTGCGAGGACCG CAATGCAGAGTCCCTGGACAGGCTCCTGCCACCTGTGGGCACTGGGCACTCTCCCCGGAAGCGGACCACCAGCCAGTGCAAGTCAGAGCCTCCCCTGCTGCGCACCAGCAAGCGCACCATCTACACCGCAGGGCGGCCGCCCTGGTACAACGAGCACGGCACGCAGTCCAAGGAGGCCTTCGCCATCG GCCTGGGAGGTGGCAGTGCCTCTGGGAAGACCACTGTTGCCAGAATGATCATTGAAGCCCTGGACGTGCCCTGGGTGGTCTTGCTGTCCATGGACTCCTTCTACAAG GTGCTGACTGAGCAGCAGCAGGAACAGGCCGCACACAACAACTTCAACTTCGACCACCCGGACGCCTTTGACTTCGACCTCATCATTTCCACCCTCAAGAAACTGAAGCAGGGGAAGAGTGTCAAGGTGCCCGTCTATGACTTCACCACGCACAGCCGGAAGAGGGACTGG AAAACACTGTATGGTGCAAACGTCATCATCTTTGAGGGCATCATGGCCTTTGCTGACAAGACACTGCTGGAG GGGCTGGTCCCAGTGTCTCCATGCCGGCTGCTGGCATCCAGCCGCTCACTGGCCCACCGTCTCCACCAGCTCCTGGACATGAAGATCTTTGTGGACACAGACTCTGACATCCGCCTGGTACGGCGGCTGCGCCGGGACATCAGTGAGCGCGGCCGGGACATCGAGGGTGTCATCAAGCAGTACAACAAGTTTGTCAAGCCCTCCTTCGACCAGTACATCCAGCCCACCATGCGCCTGGCAGACATCGTGGTGCCCAGAG GGAGCGGCAACACGGTGGCCATCGACCTGATCGTGCAGCACGTGCACAGCCAGCTGGAGGAG CATGACCATTCCTGGGTGGGGGTGGCCTGGCCGCCTGCCCTGGTCACTGACGCGCCACCGTTCCCTTGTGTCTTCCTGTGTTGCTGCCACAGCGTGAACTCAGCGTCAG CAGAGGAAGCTCCGTTGGGATAT GGCTGCCCTGGCCTCGGCACACCAGTGCCACCCGCTGCCCCAGACGCTGAGCGTCCTGAAGAGCACGCCGCAGGTGCGAGGCATGCACACCATCATCAGGTAGGGCCCACCTGGGGACGGAGGCCCCGCGCGCGCTCCCGCTCCCGCGCGCTCCCGCTCCACTTTCGGCCCCGCAGGGACAAGGAGACCAGTCGCGACGAGTTCATCTTCTACTCCAAGAGACTGATGCGGCTGCTCATCGAGCACGCGCTCTCCTTCCTACCCTTTCAG GACTGCGTTGTGCGGACCCCGCAGGGGCAGGACTACGCGGGCAAGTGCTATGCGGGGAAGCAG ATCACAGGTGTGTCTATCCTGCGTGCCGGTGAAACCATGGAGCCCGCCCTGCGCGCTGTGTGCAAAGACGTGCGCATCGGCACCATCCTCATCCAGACCAACCAGCTTACCGGGGAGCCCGAG CTGCACTACCTGAGGCTGCCCAAGGACATCAGCGATGACCACGTGATCCTCATGGACTGCACCGTGTCCACGGGCGCCGCGGCCATGATGGCGGTGCGCGTGCTCCTG GACCACGACGTGCCTGAGGACAAGATCTTTCTGCTGTCACTGCTCATGGCAGAGATGGGCGTGCACTCAGTGGCCTATGCGTTTCCACGAGTGAGAATCATCACCACGGCGGTGGACAAGCGGGTCAATGACCTTTTCCGCATCATCCCAGGCATTG GGAACTTTGGCGACCGCTACTTTGGGACAGACGCGGTCCCCGATGGCAGTGACGAGGAGGAAGTGGCCTACACGGGTTAG
- the UCKL1 gene encoding uridine-cytidine kinase-like 1 isoform X33, with protein sequence MAFADKTLLELLDMKIFVDTDSDIRLVRRLRRDISERGRDIEGVIKQYNKFVKPSFDQYIQPTMRLADIVVPRGSGNTVAIDLIVQHVHSQLEERELSVRAALASAHQCHPLPQTLSVLKSTPQVRGMHTIIRDKETSRDEFIFYSKRLMRLLIEHALSFLPFQDCVVRTPQGQDYAGKCYAGKQITGVSILRAGETMEPALRAVCKDVRIGTILIQTNQLTGEPELHYLRLPKDISDDHVILMDCTVSTGAAAMMAVRVLLDHDVPEDKIFLLSLLMAEMGVHSVAYAFPRVRIITTAVDKRVNDLFRIIPGIGNFGDRYFGTDAVPDGSDEEEVAYTG encoded by the exons ATGGCCTTTGCTGACAAGACACTGCTGGAG CTCCTGGACATGAAGATCTTTGTGGACACAGACTCTGACATCCGCCTGGTACGGCGGCTGCGCCGGGACATCAGTGAGCGCGGCCGGGACATCGAGGGTGTCATCAAGCAGTACAACAAGTTTGTCAAGCCCTCCTTCGACCAGTACATCCAGCCCACCATGCGCCTGGCAGACATCGTGGTGCCCAGAG GGAGCGGCAACACGGTGGCCATCGACCTGATCGTGCAGCACGTGCACAGCCAGCTGGAGGAG CGTGAACTCAGCGTCAG GGCTGCCCTGGCCTCGGCACACCAGTGCCACCCGCTGCCCCAGACGCTGAGCGTCCTGAAGAGCACGCCGCAGGTGCGAGGCATGCACACCATCATCAG GGACAAGGAGACCAGTCGCGACGAGTTCATCTTCTACTCCAAGAGACTGATGCGGCTGCTCATCGAGCACGCGCTCTCCTTCCTACCCTTTCAG GACTGCGTTGTGCGGACCCCGCAGGGGCAGGACTACGCGGGCAAGTGCTATGCGGGGAAGCAG ATCACAGGTGTGTCTATCCTGCGTGCCGGTGAAACCATGGAGCCCGCCCTGCGCGCTGTGTGCAAAGACGTGCGCATCGGCACCATCCTCATCCAGACCAACCAGCTTACCGGGGAGCCCGAG CTGCACTACCTGAGGCTGCCCAAGGACATCAGCGATGACCACGTGATCCTCATGGACTGCACCGTGTCCACGGGCGCCGCGGCCATGATGGCGGTGCGCGTGCTCCTG GACCACGACGTGCCTGAGGACAAGATCTTTCTGCTGTCACTGCTCATGGCAGAGATGGGCGTGCACTCAGTGGCCTATGCGTTTCCACGAGTGAGAATCATCACCACGGCGGTGGACAAGCGGGTCAATGACCTTTTCCGCATCATCCCAGGCATTG GGAACTTTGGCGACCGCTACTTTGGGACAGACGCGGTCCCCGATGGCAGTGACGAGGAGGAAGTGGCCTACACGGGTTAG
- the UCKL1 gene encoding uridine-cytidine kinase-like 1 isoform X28: MIIEALDVPWVVLLSMDSFYKVLTEQQQEQAAHNNFNFDHPDAFDFDLIISTLKKLKQGKSVKVPVYDFTTHSRKRDWKTLYGANVIIFEGIMAFADKTLLEGLVPVSPCRLLASSRSLAHRLHQLLDMKIFVDTDSDIRLVRRLRRDISERGRDIEGVIKQYNKFVKPSFDQYIQPTMRLADIVVPRGSGNTVAIDLIVQHVHSQLEEHDHSWVGVAWPPALVTDAPPFPCVFLCCCHSVNSASAEEAPLGYGCPGLGTPVPPAAPDAERPEEHAAGARHAHHHQVGPTWGRRPRARSRSRALPLHFRPRRDKETSRDEFIFYSKRLMRLLIEHALSFLPFQDCVVRTPQGQDYAGKCYAGKQITGVSILRAGETMEPALRAVCKDVRIGTILIQTNQLTGEPELHYLRLPKDISDDHVILMDCTVSTGAAAMMAVRVLLDHDVPEDKIFLLSLLMAEMGVHSVAYAFPRVRIITTAVDKRVNDLFRIIPGIGNFGDRYFGTDAVPDGSDEEEVAYTG; this comes from the exons ATGATCATTGAAGCCCTGGACGTGCCCTGGGTGGTCTTGCTGTCCATGGACTCCTTCTACAAG GTGCTGACTGAGCAGCAGCAGGAACAGGCCGCACACAACAACTTCAACTTCGACCACCCGGACGCCTTTGACTTCGACCTCATCATTTCCACCCTCAAGAAACTGAAGCAGGGGAAGAGTGTCAAGGTGCCCGTCTATGACTTCACCACGCACAGCCGGAAGAGGGACTGG AAAACACTGTATGGTGCAAACGTCATCATCTTTGAGGGCATCATGGCCTTTGCTGACAAGACACTGCTGGAG GGGCTGGTCCCAGTGTCTCCATGCCGGCTGCTGGCATCCAGCCGCTCACTGGCCCACCGTCTCCACCAGCTCCTGGACATGAAGATCTTTGTGGACACAGACTCTGACATCCGCCTGGTACGGCGGCTGCGCCGGGACATCAGTGAGCGCGGCCGGGACATCGAGGGTGTCATCAAGCAGTACAACAAGTTTGTCAAGCCCTCCTTCGACCAGTACATCCAGCCCACCATGCGCCTGGCAGACATCGTGGTGCCCAGAG GGAGCGGCAACACGGTGGCCATCGACCTGATCGTGCAGCACGTGCACAGCCAGCTGGAGGAG CATGACCATTCCTGGGTGGGGGTGGCCTGGCCGCCTGCCCTGGTCACTGACGCGCCACCGTTCCCTTGTGTCTTCCTGTGTTGCTGCCACAGCGTGAACTCAGCGTCAG CAGAGGAAGCTCCGTTGGGATAT GGCTGCCCTGGCCTCGGCACACCAGTGCCACCCGCTGCCCCAGACGCTGAGCGTCCTGAAGAGCACGCCGCAGGTGCGAGGCATGCACACCATCATCAGGTAGGGCCCACCTGGGGACGGAGGCCCCGCGCGCGCTCCCGCTCCCGCGCGCTCCCGCTCCACTTTCGGCCCCGCAGGGACAAGGAGACCAGTCGCGACGAGTTCATCTTCTACTCCAAGAGACTGATGCGGCTGCTCATCGAGCACGCGCTCTCCTTCCTACCCTTTCAG GACTGCGTTGTGCGGACCCCGCAGGGGCAGGACTACGCGGGCAAGTGCTATGCGGGGAAGCAG ATCACAGGTGTGTCTATCCTGCGTGCCGGTGAAACCATGGAGCCCGCCCTGCGCGCTGTGTGCAAAGACGTGCGCATCGGCACCATCCTCATCCAGACCAACCAGCTTACCGGGGAGCCCGAG CTGCACTACCTGAGGCTGCCCAAGGACATCAGCGATGACCACGTGATCCTCATGGACTGCACCGTGTCCACGGGCGCCGCGGCCATGATGGCGGTGCGCGTGCTCCTG GACCACGACGTGCCTGAGGACAAGATCTTTCTGCTGTCACTGCTCATGGCAGAGATGGGCGTGCACTCAGTGGCCTATGCGTTTCCACGAGTGAGAATCATCACCACGGCGGTGGACAAGCGGGTCAATGACCTTTTCCGCATCATCCCAGGCATTG GGAACTTTGGCGACCGCTACTTTGGGACAGACGCGGTCCCCGATGGCAGTGACGAGGAGGAAGTGGCCTACACGGGTTAG